In Tribolium castaneum strain GA2 chromosome 8, icTriCast1.1, whole genome shotgun sequence, the genomic window GATTCGGGGCATTTGGGGCAAATGGGTTTGTTGGGGCAATCATTGGGGCCATGGCCCAGTTGGAAGCATTTGGAGCATTGCAGTGGAGTTGGGGGAGGTGGATGGGAGACTTCGCAATCGTAAACGCGGGAAAAGATGGTGATGCCTTGGGTTAAAAGGTGATCTATTGTGGGTTTATCGTCGGAGATGATGCGGATTAATGGGGTGGGACGATTGGTTTTTTTGGAGATAATTCTGTGGCGGCGGTTAATTTTGAGGATTGGGTTTTGGTTTATGATGTCGGCTTCGGTAATGTCGTGTTCGACGATGCGGATAACAACGGAAAATGTAGGGACTTTTGGGAATGGGGTATTTAGGGACTTTTTGTTAATAGGGTCGACAGTTATGTTGGCATCACCGGATGCGGTGCGGAATTGGTTGATGATGGCTGGGGTAATGGGGGCAGAAGTTATTAGGAGAGCGGTTCGGTTATAATTGACTTTCAGGGTTAAGATTGATCTGAGGttaattgttgtgattaaaaaagaatagaaGGATTTTTGGGTAGCAATGTTTTGGGGCAGGTTTCGGACGGTATATTTGTATTCTGACTCGGAAACAGACATGCTGGATTCGCGAGAGGAGATTGGGGATACGGGTTTGTCAAAGGTTTTGTTGATGGGGGAGCGAGAGCGGGAAAGGTTTTGCATATTTTGCATATTGGAGAAGGTAGTGGCGGTAGCGGAGGTTTGGGGAGGAGGTATTggtgtttgatttttaagtAAATCGGCAACAGACTCACCGGATTTTTTCTGCTTAGTCGCAGCGGGCTTCAGCGTGGGCTTCGGCTTGGTCGAAGTCGCTTTGGGGGGAGCGAGACGATGAGTCATCTTCTCGCTGCCAGATCACGACTAGAATTCGGTTCCACCAACAGAGCGATTCCATTTATTTAGCGTAAGATCCTCAGGCTTAATTTGTGAGATCACCCAATTATAGGAGAGGCGTACAGACAAAAATAATACtcaaataactttaaaattaatatattaaaagaaaataaatggtTAACAAAATACATATGAGAAATTGACGTTCGTTGACGAAAACATAACGATTTacaaaacttattaaatttCACGGAGTTTAACTAACATTTCTAGACTACAATAcgatgaatttttgaattagccatttaacagtttttaattgACAATACCACATTTATGAAATACAGTGTAACAGTTTAAGTCGAACTGAATCTATTatgacacatttttttttactaatttaccAGAATAAATTGTCCAGCGTGATTATACCAAGAGATTAATTCTTACAATCAACAAGGgacgagtcgaattggttccaaaattcaataatcctctctaattatagtcgaattggttcccgtcgGTCAGGTAGGTCAAATATACGGATTAAACTATTATGATAACAGGAATGGTATTTTAAGTTTATGAATAAATTCACAAGTCAAAAACGACATATTGAGGCAAACAGTATCCCAAAATAGAGGATAAACTTggcaaaacaacaaaacaataattttgaaacctgATAGCAGTTGgaccaacttaattttggattaaaaccattttcatgtctaaaacatttttcttactTCCTATTATATAATCCTTAAACTGAAGTCACATTTACATTTGAATACATTCAGAATCGTCAAGTTAGTCTCACTGAGATCAAACCTGGTTTTCGATATTATACCTTTATTAATTCATCTTTTATGTATAATTACAAATCGTGCTACATGCTTGTTAAAGTTTAGATTCCGAAtaagattttaataattacttgtttagttcaattttattattttgtttagatttaagcaaacatcaaatttttgttaccaAATATTCTAATCAAGCTTGTATTAAAAAAGTCCGAGGTTTGGCGTCCACACAT contains:
- the LOC107399155 gene encoding uncharacterized protein LOC107399155; this encodes MTHRLAPPKATSTKPKPTLKPAATKQKKSGESVADLLKNQTPIPPPQTSATATTFSNMQNMQNLSRSRSPINKTFDKPVSPISSRESSMSVSESEYKYTVRNLPQNIATQKSFYSFLITTINLRSILTLKVNYNRTALLITSAPITPAIINQFRTASGDANITVDPINKKSLNTPFPKVPTFSVVIRIVEHDITEADIINQNPILKINRRHRIISKKTNRPTPLIRIISDDKPTIDHLLTQGITIFSRVYDCEVSHPPPPTPLQCSKCFQLGHGPNDCPNKPICPKCPESHHPSKCTVITAKCPFCQGSHPAWSRQCPVIKETPITENTPFVPTKIIDPPSEFADRDIAEDPRQPPL